The Actinomyces faecalis genome contains the following window.
CAGCCCCGGACCCCACCGGGCGCGGCTAAACGGCTCCTGCCGACGGCGACCGACCGGAAGGCAGGGGGTTTTCAGGGCGGACGTAGGGCACACCCCAGGCAGTCAGTAGAGCCAGTGCAGCCCCAACGCCGCCGGCCTCGCACACGTCGAGCACTTCAGCGGCTCGCTCGTAGACCGTCGCCCTCCAGTCCTCGATAGCGATCCATGCCTGAACCTTGTCGCCGGCCTCCTCGGCCGCAATCTCCTCGTCTGTAATGTCCTCAACCTTGCCGAACTCGCGTAGAGACCGGGACCAGGTCAGAGCTCGCCGGTTGTGGCTGACTCGCTCGAACTCGTGCCAGAGGTCCAGGTCATCGGCGTCGCCGGTCTCATTGACCGAGGCCGCAATCTGGAACGGGGTCCGGTTCTCCCCGCGCGCTTTTTTGAACGCGCCTAGCGTGGCCTCAGCGGCAAGGTCACTCGGCGAAGTGGCCGTGCCCATTTTGGCGACGTACTGCCCCATAGTGGCGGCGTCGCCGGGGCATGCAGTCTGCCAGTCCATGCCGCCGGAGTCTGCTACCGCATCCAGACCATGCCTGCCCAGTGCTCGAACCCAACGGCCCCACACCTGAGCCGGTGCCGTGGTCTCGTGCGGGTCAACCTCAGTCACGAACACCGCGTGCACGTGGACATGCCAACCGTGCTTGCCGTGGGTGACCTCAACGGCCCTCGCCCAGCCAACTAGCCCGAGATCATCCCTCTCACGAGTCCACTGCTTGCCCGAGGTCACCTTTGACCACGCATGCCCCAGGGCCTTCCAGAGGTCCGCGAGCCTTTGCCCTTTCCGGTGCCGCATGGTCAGGGTCAGCATGGAGACCCGCAACCCCTCGGAATCAGCCTTCGCCAGCACGCCCGCTAGATCCGATGCTCGACGCGCTGCGATCTTGGCTGAGCACACCGGGCATGCCCACACGCTGCCGCAGGTCGTCAGATTTCCCCAGCCTGCGCCTGATCCGTCATCGGCTGACCTCAGCGATACAAGGTCGCCTTCACCCCGGGAGCATCGACCACATTTGCGAACCCGCTCAAGGTCAGTAAACCGCTGAATGCCGCGCCTAAGGTCGTATCGCTGAGCACGGGGGGAAGAGTTATTCGCGTCTTTACCAAGCCGCGCGGCTTCGCCCTTCGCCGCGCTGGCGCGCGGCTTGGGCTGCGCCTGCGCGGGGCGCGCTGGCGCGCCGTCCCTTGACGGCCCTCTCACCAGCCCTACACTCATGTTGATCGACCTCTTCACCAGGTTGTTCAGCATCGACGTCACAGGGCGGCAACCCTTGTCGGTGCTTGTGTTTCGTGAGAAAGCCCCGGGCCCCAGTTATGGAGTCCGGGGCTTTCTCGATTTCCTGCCTTGGACGCTAGCGCCCTAGGCCCACTGGGTTTGGGAAGCGCGTCGGTGCGTCGTCAGGTTTAGGCACCTGCTTTCGCAGCTCAACCAGTTCCGCCCACTCGGGCGACTGTCGAATCAGCCGTGACCCCTCTAGCGCCTCATCAACGGCTCGGCGCTGAGCTGCTTCCTCGGCCTCGCGGCGCTGCTGATCCCTCATGACCTCGTCTAGTACCTGGCGAACCAGCGGCGAGATCAGCGACCCCTCTCGATATGCCCAGGCCCTCAGCCACTGCCATTGCTCCTGGCTGATCATCACTACCAGCCGATGGTGAGACTGAGACCGATCCCGTGGCTCATCCGTCATAGCGAGAACAACCCTTCGGGTCACCTCACTCCTCCACGCTCACGGCTCGGCGGGCCGTGTAGTACAAGCCCGACTGCCCGCCAGACGCCCACGCCCCAACCATCGCTCCCTCGAGCACGATCACATCGCCGGGGTCAACGTCCTCTGGCTCCTCGTCGAGCTTGACTGT
Protein-coding sequences here:
- a CDS encoding protein rep encodes the protein MLNNLVKRSINMSVGLVRGPSRDGAPARPAQAQPKPRASAAKGEAARLGKDANNSSPRAQRYDLRRGIQRFTDLERVRKCGRCSRGEGDLVSLRSADDGSGAGWGNLTTCGSVWACPVCSAKIAARRASDLAGVLAKADSEGLRVSMLTLTMRHRKGQRLADLWKALGHAWSKVTSGKQWTRERDDLGLVGWARAVEVTHGKHGWHVHVHAVFVTEVDPHETTAPAQVWGRWVRALGRHGLDAVADSGGMDWQTACPGDAATMGQYVAKMGTATSPSDLAAEATLGAFKKARGENRTPFQIAASVNETGDADDLDLWHEFERVSHNRRALTWSRSLREFGKVEDITDEEIAAEEAGDKVQAWIAIEDWRATVYERAAEVLDVCEAGGVGAALALLTAWGVPYVRPENPLPSGRSPSAGAV